In the Deferribacter desulfuricans SSM1 genome, AGGAGGTATTTTGGCGTAATTTCGCATCAGCCATTTTTGTATGAGAATTTGAGTGCTTATGAAAATTTAAAGTTTTATGGTAGCTTATATGGAGTTGAAAATTTAGAAGACCGTATAAATACTCTTTTGAAAAATGTAGAGCTTACTGGCAGAAAACATGATCTCGTTAGAAATTATTCAAGAGGGATGTTGCAAAGGCTATCTATTGCAAGAGCCTTGATTCATGACCCAGAAATTATTTTTCTTGATGAACCATACACAGGGCTTGATCAACATGCCTCAAATATTTTAACAAATATTTTAAAAAATCAATTTGACAACAATAAAACTATATTAATGATAACACACAACCTTCAAAAAGGGTATGAGCTTGCAACAAAGATTATGGTTTTGAATAAAGGGGATATTGTTTTGCTTGAAGAAAAAGAACTTTTACCACCTTCGGAGTTTGAAGATATATATTTATCCAGTGTATCAGCAGGGGTAAGATGAAAAGGTATTTTCAAGTTATTTCCAAAATTGTGGAAAAAGATTTAATTTTGGAGTTAAAATCGAAGGAAGTAATAAACTCTATGCTGGTTTTTTCTTTATTGGTAGTTGTTATTTTTAGTTTTATCTTTGAACCTGGAGCAGAATATAAAAATGAAATAGCTGCTGGTATTTTATGGATGGCTATAACATTTTCTGGTATTTTAGGATTAAACAAATCTATAATAAATGAAATTAATGGCGGTAATTTAAATGCTCTATTACTTGCTCCTGTAGATAGAAGTGCTGTATTTTTTGGTAAGGTTTTGTCAAATTATCTGTTTTTGTTGTTAATGGAGTTAATGACCATACCTATTTTTATGATATTTTACAATATTAATTTGTTTGAGAAAAATGTAGTTGGTACGCTCTTAGTTTTTCTTTCTGGTAGTTATGGTTTTTCTGTGTTAGGGACATTGTTTTCTTTAATTTCAGTCAAATCAAAAACAAGAGAACTGATGCTTCCTTTACTTTTATTACCTCTTTTAGTACCCGTTATTTTAGCTTCAATACAGTCTTTAAATATTTTTTATTTTGATGGTGGATATGCTGATGCTTCCAAATGGCTAAAGCTTATTTTTGCTTTTGATATTATTTTTACATGTGTAATTTATGTGATATTTGACTACGTTGTGGAGGAGTAAATGAATGTTTTAGATAAGTTTGATAAGTTAATATCTATATTGACTTTTATCCTTATTTCAGTGGCTCTTTATTTTGCTTTTATTTATGCACCAGTAGAAAAGGTTATGGGGATCATTCAGAAAATATTTTATTTCCATGTTGCTAGTGCTTGGATAGCTTTTTTTGCTTTTTTTATTACGTTTCTTTTTTCAATTTTAGTCCTGATAAATGAAAAAAAGATTTTTGACGAAATAGCTGCATCTTCAGCTGAAATTGGCATTGTTTTTTGCACAATTGTGTTAATAACAGGTCCTATTTGGGCGAGACCAGTTTGGGGGGTATGGTGGACTTGGGATCCAAGGTTAACAACTACGCTTGTATTATGGTTTATTTATGTTGGATATTTAATGTTGAGGAAGTTTGTTGACGAGGATGATAAAAAAGCTAAGTTTTCTGCTGTAGTTGGTGTTGTAGGTTTTATCGATGTTCCTATAGTATTTATGTCAATTAGATGGTGGAGGACTATACATCCCAATGTATTACAAAAAGGTGGTGGTGGATTACATCCTGATATGCTGATAGCTCTTATTGTGTCTGTTATTGCTTTTACATTTTTATATTTAGCACTGATGATAAAGAGGGTAAAGTTAGGGCTCTTAGCAGATAGAGTGTTATATTTACAATCTAAAATTAAATAAGTAAGATTTTTGAGTAATAAAAGGAGGAGCGATGAAAAATTTATGGTATCTTTTTTCAGCTTATATGGTTATATGGATATTGATTACTGGGTATTTGTTTAAGTTGAGCTCGAAAATAAAAGAATTAACACTTAAAATAGATTCTTTAGAAAATGAAATAAAGTAATAAAGGCAATTGACGAAACAATTATTTAGTTGTCCAGATTACTTTACTAAGAATTTGATAGAGCGTGTTGAACAATAATAATTACTTAAACATCTCAGATTGCTTCGTTGGCGCTCGCAAAGACTAAAAGTGGTCATTGTGAGGCAACAAAAGCTGCCGAAAAGACCTCAAATAAATCTAAAAATTTTTATGAGAAAATTTATCTAACGACATATGTAGTTGTGTAATGCGTGAAATAGCAAAAAAGATTAATCAATTAAAGCGGGTGACGGGACTCGAACCCGCGACCTCAACCTTGGCAAGGTCACGCTCT is a window encoding:
- a CDS encoding CcmD family protein; translated protein: MKNLWYLFSAYMVIWILITGYLFKLSSKIKELTLKIDSLENEIK
- a CDS encoding heme exporter protein CcmB → MKRYFQVISKIVEKDLILELKSKEVINSMLVFSLLVVVIFSFIFEPGAEYKNEIAAGILWMAITFSGILGLNKSIINEINGGNLNALLLAPVDRSAVFFGKVLSNYLFLLLMELMTIPIFMIFYNINLFEKNVVGTLLVFLSGSYGFSVLGTLFSLISVKSKTRELMLPLLLLPLLVPVILASIQSLNIFYFDGGYADASKWLKLIFAFDIIFTCVIYVIFDYVVEE
- the ccsA gene encoding cytochrome c biogenesis protein CcsA, which codes for MNVLDKFDKLISILTFILISVALYFAFIYAPVEKVMGIIQKIFYFHVASAWIAFFAFFITFLFSILVLINEKKIFDEIAASSAEIGIVFCTIVLITGPIWARPVWGVWWTWDPRLTTTLVLWFIYVGYLMLRKFVDEDDKKAKFSAVVGVVGFIDVPIVFMSIRWWRTIHPNVLQKGGGGLHPDMLIALIVSVIAFTFLYLALMIKRVKLGLLADRVLYLQSKIK
- a CDS encoding ABC transporter ATP-binding protein; the protein is MSEIIKVKNLTKKFGKNVALNSVNFTVNQGDFISIFGPNGAGKSTLLKLLSTQIRPTNGDIFFNGIKLSDLSSDFRRYFGVISHQPFLYENLSAYENLKFYGSLYGVENLEDRINTLLKNVELTGRKHDLVRNYSRGMLQRLSIARALIHDPEIIFLDEPYTGLDQHASNILTNILKNQFDNNKTILMITHNLQKGYELATKIMVLNKGDIVLLEEKELLPPSEFEDIYLSSVSAGVR